From the genome of Colletotrichum higginsianum IMI 349063 chromosome 4, whole genome shotgun sequence, one region includes:
- a CDS encoding Calcium/proton exchanger: MKKASPDPPDIDSRQSSAPRTSHGARPSSSKRSDAGRPADIVTNLPRSFSSKSSTLALQRDKNKNNYNNIVINPTTYTTASTDSRNHGAAANGISPRHTGDGSPFGYPDDFTNKASPLSLENVATSKEASPSGPVVDDAGAVSSSHENGKGNNNPDQKPQMHVFTRFYLTCRMILFHSWVNVLLIFVPIGIVVQALQLNPGIVFAMNAIAIIPLAGLLSHATESVASKLGDTIGALLNVTFGNAVELIIFIALVKNEIRIVQASLLGSILANLLLILGMSFFLGGLRYREQIYNSTVTQMSACLLSLSVISLVLPTAFHASFQNSFKAEDQTLKISRGTSVILLLVYILYLLFQLRSHAYMYESTPQHIVDAESAPGPAIGFFDSSSSEDISDSDADSDSSDSSGGTVRKTMRKVMRAGRRRKSSAASLNTDGLPKIRTSSIGTSHGSEGSVSRPAVPRFNSNGSDDALEEEKSRKHRKHRRRYHKYHKKSKKRTGAGLVDTEDHEPIIGGQVETPLQSGEPRRHDFADQDVAPTGGATDAVQSNSRARPVSGLRGLSIKSFAPAVFTASPDSPSMAAAPSSGPVPRVRFGIRRTNSLPDRLNQYGGNVRAPGAMFPAQIPVATVNSGLGVAEKAVENDHLSRTAAILLLLFSTGLVAVCAEFLVGSINEVVATSPLGEIFIGLIILPIVGNAAEHVTAVTVAMKNKMDLAIGVAVGSSIQIALFITPIVVIIGWALDRDMSLYFTLFETVCLFVSTFIVNFLVLDGRSNYLEGALLCATYIIIALVAFFYPNSNEASSMGV, translated from the exons ATGAAGAAAGCCTCTCCTGATCCTCCCGACATAGACAGCAGACAATCTAGTGCACCTAGGACCTCGCATGGCGCCCGCCCTAGCTCTTCCAAACGATCCGACGCAGGTAGACCGGCAGACATAGTCACCAATCTCCCTCGTAGCTTCTCTAGCAAGTCATCTACCCTCGCATTACAGCGAGATAAGAACAAAAACAACTACAACAATATCGTCATCAACCCAACTACCTACACCACGGCGTCCACCGACAGCAGAAATCATGGCGCCGCAGCCAACGGCATCTCTCCTCGTCATACCGGCGATGGTTCACCCTTTGGCTACCCGGACGACTTCACCAACAAAGCTAgtcccctctccctcgagAATGTTGCCACATCGAAGGAGGCTTCGCCGTCGGGGCCTGTCGTAGACGACGCGGGAGCCGTCTCGTCATCGCACGAGAACGGCAAAGGCAACAACAACCCTGATCAGAAACCTCAGATGCATGTCTTCACCCGCTTCTATCTCACTTGCAGGATGATTTTGTTCCACAGCTGGGTCAACGTGCTGCTCATCTTTGTGCCCATTGGCATCGTCGTGCAGGCCCTCCAACTCAACCCGGGGATTGTCTTCGCCATgaacgccatcgccatcatcccgctcgccggcctgctcaGTCACGCCACCGAGTCTGTCGCCAGTAAGCTGGGCGACACCATTGGCGCTTTGTTGAATGTAACCTTCGGCAATGCCGTAGAGTTGATTATCTT catcgccctcgtcaag AATGAAATTCGTATCGTTCAGGCCTCTCTCCTCGGCTCTATTTTGGCCAACCTTTTGCTCATTTTGGGCAtgtccttcttcctcggtgGCCTACGCTATCGCGAGCAG ATTTACAATAGCACCGTCACGCAGATGAGTGCTTGTTTGCTCAGCTTGAGCGTCATCAGTCTGGTTCTACCT ACTGCCTTCCATGCTTCTTTTCAGAACAGCTTCAAGGCTGAAGATCAGACTCTGAAAATCAGTCGTGGTACCAGTGTA ATCCTCCTCCTAGTGTACATCTTGTACCTCCTTTTTCAACTCAGATCTCACGCCTACATGTATGAGTCAACTCCACAGCACATTGTGGATGCCGAGTCCGCTCCCGGTCCGGCCATTGGCTTCTTTGACTCTTCAAGCTCGGAAGACATATCAGACTCAGACGCGGACTCAGACAGTTCAGACAGCTCTGGCGGAACCGTCCGCAAGACAATGAGAAAGGTGATGCGCGCCGGTCGAAGGCGCAAGTCTAGTGCGGCCTCCCTGAACACCGACGGACTCCCCAAGATTCGTACCTCCTCAATTGGCACCTCCCACGGCTCCGAGGGGTCCGTTAGCCGCCCTGCCGTTCCGCGTTTCAACTCGAACGGCAGTGATGATGCCTTGGAAGAGGAGAAGTCTCGCAAGCACCGCAAACACCGCAGGCGCTATCACAAGTACCACAAGAagtcgaagaagaggaccGGTGCCGGCCTCGTTGACACCGAAGACCACGAGCCTATCATTGGCGGACAAGTCGAAACCCCTCTTCAGAGCGGTGAACCTCGCCGTCACGACTTTGCCGATCAAGATGTTGCACCGACGGGTGGGGCCACCGATGCCGTTCAATCCAACTCCCGTGCCAGACCCGTCTCGGGCCTCCGTGGCTTATCCATCAAGAGCTTCGCCCCTGCTGTCTTCACCGCTTCCCCTGATTCCCCGTCCATGGCGGCTGCTCCTTCTTCGGGTCCGGTTCCCCGCGTCCGCTTCGGCATCCGCCGCACCAACTCCCTTCCCGACCGACTGAACCAGTACGGCGGCAACGTCCGCGCTCCTGGCGCCATGTTCCCCGCCCAGATCCCCGTGGCCACGGTCAACAGCGGACTCGGTGTTGCCGAAAAGGCCGTCGAAAATGACCACCTCTCtcgcaccgccgccatcctcctACTTCTCTTCTCcaccggcctcgtcgccgtctgcgCCGAGTTCCTGGTCGGTTCTATCAACGAGGTTGTCGCAACCAGCCCTCTTGGCGAGATCTTCATcggcctcatcatcctccccATCGTCGGCAACGCCGCAGAGCACGTCACGGCCGTTACCGTCGCCATGAAGAACAAGATGGATCTCGCCAttggcgtcgccgtcggcagctCCATCCAGATTGCTCTCTTCATCACCCCTATTGTCGTCATAATCGGCTGGGCTCTGGACCGCGACATGTCGCTTTACTTCACCCTATTCGAGACCGTATGTCTGTTTGTCTCGACCTTCATCGTCAACTTCCTGGTTCTCGATGGCAGGAGCAACTACCTTGAGGGCGCGTTGCTGTGCGCGACgtacatcatcatcgccttGGTGGCCTTCTTTTACCCCAACTCGAACGAGGCCAGCTCCATGGGTGTTTGA